In Planctomycetia bacterium, the sequence CAACCCTAACCTATCGCGGTTCAGGCGAATTCTAAGGTGTGACAAAAGAGGCGGTGTCGTAAGATACATTTAGCCACACGGTCATTGACCGGGGCAAAATGAAACCATTGGCTTCTCAACACATGCCCTTTTATCACCATGGTCTGTTACGAGTTGCAGTTGCTACGCCCAGGGTAGCAGTGGCTGATCCCAACGCCAACATGGCTCAGATCATCGAGCTGCTCCGCGAGGCCCAGACTGCATCGGTGGCAGTGACTGTCTTCCCCGAACTGTGTATCACCGGTTATACCTGTGGCGACCTGTTTGGGAATGCAACATTACTCAATGCTGCACAAGATGCTTTGAATGAATTGCTTGCCTTCACAGGAACTCAATATCAGGGCGTTGCCATCGTTGGCTTGCCCTGGGCAGTTGATGGCGCACTCTACAACGTGGCGGCGGTGTTGCATCGAGGCAAGCTGCTGGGCGTGGTGCCTAAATCGTACCTGCCCAACTACAAGGAGTTTTACGAACACCGCTGGTTTGGCACGGCATCCAAGGCGCACACGCTGGAGATACCTTTTAAGAACGAAGGGAGCATTCCCTTCGGCCCCGATCTGCTTTTCCGCATTGCCGATGTGCCGGGCTGTGTGCTGGGCGTTGAAATCTGCGAAGACCTCTGGATGCCTGTGCCTCCCAGTTCGCTGCAGGCTGTTCATGGCGCAACGGTATTGTGCAATCTCTCAGCCAGTACGGAAATTGTTGGCAAGATGACCTACCGTAAAAACCTGGTAACACAGCAATCAGGGCGATGCCTGGCGGCTTACCTTTATGCTGCCAGCGGCGTGACGGAATCAACGACCGATGTCATCTTCAGCGGTCATGGCCTGGTTGCTGAAAATGGTTCTCTATTGACTGAATCTACTCGCTTTGAACGGAACAACACGCTCACTATTACCGAGATTGATCTCGACCGCATCAATGGAGACAGGCAACGTCAGCCTAGCTTTTCCGATGCAGCCCACTATGGCTTCACTTCGCCACATCAGTACCGCATAGTTGAACTGCAATTGAAACAGAGCCAGCAGGCTGCATCGGCTAAGCTGTATCGACGCATTGATCCGCATCCCTTTGTGCCTGGCAGCGGGCCAGATCGTGATGAACGTTGTGCGGAGGTGTTTCATCTGCAGACAGCCGGGCTGGCCAAGCGGCTTGAAACCGTGGGAAATGTTCCATTAACTCTCGGTGTTTCCGGCGGGCTAGACTCCACCTTAGCTTTGCTGGTGGCCTGTCAGACGCTCGATCTGCTTCAGCGCGATCGTACACAACTGACCGGCTTCATCATGCCTGGGTTTGGTTCCACTGACAAAACGAAAACGTTGGCGCATCAACTGATTGAACAGATGGGTGTGAAGGTGCGGGAAACCGATATCCGTAGTCTGTGCCTGGAACAGATGAAACAACTGGGGCATGCGCCGTTCGGCATCCAACTTGATGGTTTGGATGTGGCGGCCCTAACCGAGAAATTGAAAGCGGTGCCTCGCGAGAAACGGCACGACCTGGTGTTTGAGAACGTGCAGGCCCGAATGCGTACCAGCATGCTGATGAATGCCGGGTTTGTCATCGGCACAGGCGACTTGTCGGAACTGGCCCTGGGCTGGTGTACTTACAATGGCGACCAGATCAGCATGTATAACCCCAATGTGGGTGTGCCGAAGACACTGGTGCGATATCTCATTCGCTGGGTGGCGGGGCATCATTATGCAGGTAAACCGCTCGAGAAGCTGCTGCACGAGATTGCTGACCAGGTGATTTCGCCGGAACTGTTGCCTACCAGCGGGAAAGCCGACGAGGTGCAATCGACCGAAGCGAGCGTGGGGCCTTACGAATTGCAGGATTTCTACCTGTATCATTTCCTGCGGTTTGGTTTCACTCCGGCGAAGTTGCTCTATCTGAGCAGCCAGGCTGTGTTTGATATGAACTACAGCGAAGCGGAAAGACAACAGTGGCTACGCGTCTTTTTGAAACGGTTCTTCGCCAACCAGTTCAAACGAAGCTGCTTACCTGACGGGCCCAAGATAGGTTCGGTGAGTTTATCGCCAAGAGGCGATTGGCGGATGCCGAGCGATGCGAGTGCGGTGGCGTGGTTGGAGTGAGATTCTATCAAGCCCATGGACTGCAGTCCATGGGCTTGTGCATACAATACCCCCATGACCATCGAAGAGAAACAAGACAAACTGATCAGCATCCTCCGCGAGATGTCGAGCGTGGCGGTGGCGTTCAGTGGCGGCGTGGACAGCGCTGTGGTAGCCCAGGCAGCTAAGCTGGCGCTGGGCGTTAACGCAGTAGCCATCACTGCACATAGCCCCAGTGTGGCTCAGCGTGAGCGTGAGGATGCTGAGCGGATTGCTCAACAGATTGGCATTCGCCATGTCGTTATCGAAACGCAGGAGTTCAGCATCCCGGCTTATCTCGTTAATGATGGCAGCCGATGTTATCACTGCAAGACCGAACTGTATGAACAGGTGTTGAAGCAGGCCCCAGTTCTGAACATTCAACAGGTGGTCAGCGGGGCCAACCTCGATGACCTGGGCGATTATCGCCCGGGTTTGCAGGCTGCCCAGGAACATGGAGTACGCCATCCGTTGCAGGAAGCGGGATGCACCAAGGCCGATGTGCGTGAAATGGCGAAGCACTGGAAGTTGCCCATCTGGGATAAACCTGCTTCGCCTTGCCTGTCGAGCCGACTGGTGCCTGGCCTGCCTGTGACGACGGAACGGTTGCAGCGCATCGAGGCAGCAGAAAGCTATCTACGTTCACTGGGACTGGTTGAATTCCGAGTCAGACTGCATGAAGGGGAACTGGCCCGCATCGAAGTCTCTGCCGAGGATATCGCAACTCTGAGTGAGCCGGCGCATCGGCAAGCTTTGACTGATCACTTGCTGCAACTTGGCTTTCGATTTGTTACACTCGATCTGCAGGGCTTTCGCACCGGCAGCATGAATCAATTGATCACGCTGGAAACCAAACAACGCTTTCAAAGAACCTGACCATGCCAACGCTTACCCCACTCACCAGCAGCGAAGTCCTGAACCAGTTTTATCTCGAAGCCCGTGCTCGGCTGCTGGAAGTAGCAGCCACGTTTGATCGCATCAACCGTGGTGATGGCTTCGATACCAATGATCCACGTTTGGGACTCCTTCGTCAGGCGCTGCATGTGCTGAATCAATCCACGGAACAGACGACGCCAAACCGGGCGGAACAGTTGCAATTGCTCTTCTCGCGGAAGTATGATCCCAACTGGCTGAAAGAGTTTACGCCGACACGGTGAAATCTTCTGCCTACATGAGGAGCG encodes:
- a CDS encoding NAD(+) synthase; the protein is MPFYHHGLLRVAVATPRVAVADPNANMAQIIELLREAQTASVAVTVFPELCITGYTCGDLFGNATLLNAAQDALNELLAFTGTQYQGVAIVGLPWAVDGALYNVAAVLHRGKLLGVVPKSYLPNYKEFYEHRWFGTASKAHTLEIPFKNEGSIPFGPDLLFRIADVPGCVLGVEICEDLWMPVPPSSLQAVHGATVLCNLSASTEIVGKMTYRKNLVTQQSGRCLAAYLYAASGVTESTTDVIFSGHGLVAENGSLLTESTRFERNNTLTITEIDLDRINGDRQRQPSFSDAAHYGFTSPHQYRIVELQLKQSQQAASAKLYRRIDPHPFVPGSGPDRDERCAEVFHLQTAGLAKRLETVGNVPLTLGVSGGLDSTLALLVACQTLDLLQRDRTQLTGFIMPGFGSTDKTKTLAHQLIEQMGVKVRETDIRSLCLEQMKQLGHAPFGIQLDGLDVAALTEKLKAVPREKRHDLVFENVQARMRTSMLMNAGFVIGTGDLSELALGWCTYNGDQISMYNPNVGVPKTLVRYLIRWVAGHHYAGKPLEKLLHEIADQVISPELLPTSGKADEVQSTEASVGPYELQDFYLYHFLRFGFTPAKLLYLSSQAVFDMNYSEAERQQWLRVFLKRFFANQFKRSCLPDGPKIGSVSLSPRGDWRMPSDASAVAWLE
- the larE gene encoding ATP-dependent sacrificial sulfur transferase LarE, whose amino-acid sequence is MTIEEKQDKLISILREMSSVAVAFSGGVDSAVVAQAAKLALGVNAVAITAHSPSVAQREREDAERIAQQIGIRHVVIETQEFSIPAYLVNDGSRCYHCKTELYEQVLKQAPVLNIQQVVSGANLDDLGDYRPGLQAAQEHGVRHPLQEAGCTKADVREMAKHWKLPIWDKPASPCLSSRLVPGLPVTTERLQRIEAAESYLRSLGLVEFRVRLHEGELARIEVSAEDIATLSEPAHRQALTDHLLQLGFRFVTLDLQGFRTGSMNQLITLETKQRFQRT